The Burkholderia pyrrocinia genome includes a window with the following:
- a CDS encoding carbohydrate ABC transporter permease has product MTSEVATSETVPFQVDKRSTFNGECWLGLAFAAPIVLIMGLLVFGPVLVTLWDSLHRVDPMRPGTPFIGFANYWALMSDPRVQHAWVNTMEYVVFAVVLETVGGLAAALLLNRITWGRRWLLAAVVLPWALPPVVNAIVWAWIYNPSYGLLNGALQSAGLIGSYHVWFNDRTTALLLVALVHVWRMLPLTAVILLAALQSIPAELYQAARLDGAGPIRMFSKVTLPLISGGLAIALSQSTVFAFNLFDEAWILNGSSLDTRPVLVQVYMSAFQDLRFSYGMALSVLVMFASLLISLVYVLRVYRETRYD; this is encoded by the coding sequence ATGACCTCCGAAGTCGCAACCTCCGAGACCGTCCCATTTCAGGTTGACAAGCGTTCGACCTTCAACGGCGAATGCTGGTTGGGTTTAGCCTTCGCGGCGCCCATCGTCCTCATCATGGGATTACTGGTCTTCGGTCCCGTTTTAGTCACTCTGTGGGATAGCTTGCACAGGGTCGACCCCATGCGGCCTGGAACGCCGTTCATCGGCTTCGCGAATTACTGGGCATTGATGAGCGATCCCCGCGTGCAGCATGCGTGGGTAAATACGATGGAATATGTCGTATTTGCGGTCGTTCTGGAAACGGTCGGAGGTCTGGCTGCAGCTTTATTGCTGAACAGGATTACCTGGGGCCGACGTTGGCTGCTGGCCGCCGTGGTTCTGCCGTGGGCGTTGCCGCCGGTTGTCAACGCGATCGTGTGGGCGTGGATCTACAACCCGAGCTATGGCCTCCTCAACGGTGCCCTGCAATCCGCCGGACTGATCGGTTCGTATCACGTCTGGTTCAACGACCGCACTACAGCATTGCTGCTTGTGGCACTGGTCCACGTCTGGCGCATGCTGCCGCTGACAGCGGTCATCTTGCTCGCGGCATTGCAGAGTATCCCCGCGGAACTTTATCAGGCGGCTCGTCTCGATGGCGCAGGTCCGATTCGCATGTTTTCCAAAGTGACCCTGCCGCTGATTTCGGGTGGACTCGCTATCGCGCTGAGTCAATCGACGGTTTTCGCATTCAATCTGTTCGACGAGGCATGGATCCTGAATGGATCAAGCCTGGACACTCGCCCGGTGCTTGTTCAGGTCTACATGTCCGCTTTTCAGGACCTTCGATTTTCATACGGTATGGCGCTGTCGGTTCTCGTCATGTTTGCCTCCCTGTTGATCTCGCTTGTCTATGTTTTACGCGTCTATCGCGAAACGAGGTACGACTGA
- a CDS encoding carbohydrate ABC transporter permease translates to MRGSFLSRVGLLICATALLIWSLGPVYWALVTSFTAPTDLISASPHFFPPHVTFEHYRELLGATSSFQGSAVQSVWPQFSRALVNSLVTSLLATVVTVALAAIGAYAFVRLKFPGRNVIFVMVVASLAIPAYTVMIPLYRLMVSLKLIDTYFGVTMIYVSAFLPLALWLMRSVYQSLPLSLEEAAWMDGAGRTYTLFKIVLPLAAPGLIASAILTFLSAWGQFMIPLVFSPTLATKPLTVLIPEFVSRNYVDYGLMNAAGMLAIIPPIIVVLFLNRFLVQGLMAGSGK, encoded by the coding sequence ATGCGCGGCTCATTCCTTTCCCGCGTCGGCTTGCTGATTTGCGCGACTGCTTTGTTGATATGGTCGCTGGGGCCGGTGTATTGGGCGCTTGTCACAAGCTTTACGGCGCCGACGGACCTGATATCGGCGTCGCCGCACTTCTTTCCGCCGCATGTGACGTTCGAGCACTATCGCGAACTTCTTGGAGCAACCAGTTCGTTTCAGGGAAGCGCGGTGCAATCCGTATGGCCGCAGTTCAGTCGGGCGCTTGTCAATAGTCTGGTTACGTCCCTCCTGGCAACGGTCGTAACCGTCGCGCTTGCTGCGATTGGGGCTTACGCGTTTGTTCGTCTCAAGTTCCCTGGCCGGAATGTCATTTTCGTCATGGTGGTCGCGTCTCTGGCTATTCCGGCCTATACGGTCATGATTCCGCTTTACAGGCTCATGGTGTCGTTGAAGCTTATCGATACCTACTTCGGCGTCACGATGATTTATGTGTCAGCGTTTCTGCCGCTTGCGCTATGGCTGATGCGAAGCGTGTACCAGTCGCTGCCGTTGTCGTTGGAGGAGGCAGCGTGGATGGACGGCGCAGGTCGTACCTACACGCTGTTCAAGATCGTCCTTCCGCTGGCTGCGCCGGGATTGATAGCCAGTGCGATTCTCACGTTCCTGAGTGCCTGGGGGCAGTTCATGATTCCGCTGGTTTTTTCGCCGACCCTGGCGACCAAGCCCCTGACCGTCCTCATTCCGGAATTTGTCAGTCGCAACTATGTCGACTACGGGCTGATGAATGCGGCCGGCATGCTCGCCATCATTCCCCCGATCATCGTTGTGCTTTTTTTGAACCGCTTCCTTGTTCAGGGCCTCATGGCCGGATCAGGCAAGTAG
- a CDS encoding SIS domain-containing protein, with protein MNVTERVIQEQFQFWPAALATPSLEPTACKYVIVGCGTSYHLAQSIAASLSLRGSSAIAVPGGEWARRRRAYVASDANVHVIALSRSGESTETVQALEVSRAAGLETTAITCEADSSITRHADSVVFAKTHPGEGIVMTSSASLMLIMGLRLAGVALEGSVVNDAVATMGKLDKALPGALAGRSHFVYLGAGPMYGIAGEGGIKIQEMSLSYAHTYHTMEYRHGPVSLVDEKTLAVLLYSPDTRDEEAKLAAELIEKGAMVLGFGGPGSVEIELPGADESRAIMVLPALQILGERVAELRGLDTTAPRHLNKVVTL; from the coding sequence ATGAATGTGACCGAACGCGTTATCCAGGAGCAATTTCAGTTCTGGCCGGCGGCACTCGCCACGCCGTCTCTTGAACCGACCGCTTGCAAGTACGTGATCGTCGGCTGCGGCACTTCGTATCATCTCGCTCAAAGTATCGCCGCCTCGCTCAGTCTTCGCGGGTCGAGTGCGATCGCCGTGCCCGGAGGGGAGTGGGCGCGGCGCCGGCGCGCCTATGTTGCGAGCGATGCGAATGTTCACGTCATTGCGTTGTCGCGAAGTGGCGAGTCGACCGAGACGGTACAGGCGCTTGAAGTCAGCCGGGCCGCTGGTCTCGAGACGACCGCGATCACGTGCGAAGCCGACAGCAGCATTACCCGTCATGCAGACTCGGTCGTCTTTGCAAAGACCCATCCGGGCGAAGGCATCGTGATGACGTCATCGGCGAGCCTGATGTTGATAATGGGCTTGCGTCTGGCGGGCGTGGCGCTCGAAGGCAGCGTCGTGAACGATGCCGTGGCGACGATGGGAAAACTTGACAAGGCTCTTCCCGGTGCCTTGGCGGGACGATCCCACTTCGTCTATCTGGGTGCGGGCCCGATGTATGGAATTGCAGGTGAAGGCGGCATCAAAATACAAGAGATGAGTCTGAGCTATGCCCATACCTATCACACGATGGAGTACCGGCACGGGCCTGTCAGCCTTGTGGACGAGAAAACGCTGGCCGTTCTGCTTTACAGCCCGGACACTCGTGACGAGGAAGCGAAGCTGGCAGCGGAGTTGATTGAGAAAGGGGCGATGGTCCTGGGTTTCGGCGGACCGGGAAGTGTAGAAATCGAACTCCCGGGGGCGGACGAAAGCCGGGCAATCATGGTGCTTCCCGCCCTGCAGATTCTGGGTGAGCGAGTCGCCGAACTGCGCGGCCTCGACACAACCGCTCCGCGTCATTTGAACAAGGTCGTCACGCTATAA